The following nucleotide sequence is from Acyrthosiphon pisum isolate AL4f chromosome A2, pea_aphid_22Mar2018_4r6ur, whole genome shotgun sequence.
tatttaatacatagatAACCgttgtatttcattattatatgttaaattaaactaattttcaattttaaataatttataaaataaaaaatgctgtacataaaattatatttccaacattaaaattaaaaatgtaaactttttaaatataatcattataatatgaacttaggtacatataggctatatttaatatttattaaagtttcTTTCAATAGTTTTTGCTTAACacaagtaggtatctataatatattaatatgtctaatcacagcacattattatatattatttaataacgtaAACGATCTTAtgctaggtacctaattataccAGACATTAAAATTGTCTCAAGTATTTTTAGAAGATAAGACGGGCCCGTCCTTTTGACGTATACTCAATGATCCTGATATTTCAGTCTTCAGAACCTAAATCAATATTCCGTGGCTCATTTTAACGATGGCATTAGCCATAGACAAGTATACTATTGGCCATTTACATGTCATCGTTCATCAACTCACGCAAAATGATTGAGCAATCAAGCTACACGAATTATTCTCATTTTGTTGCATACTCATTGTACACCATGGCTGAGCAAATGAATAACCATATGAAAACAAGAAATCCACCTGactatacataaacaaatattattattttctatctgaCAACATCggcattcaaaatgtttttggaGGTTCTtttatcaaaactattattaaatcatcaaaccggtatttatatattaaatatttggataatgatataatactaCCTAGATAAAAGAGAGTCAAAAAAATGATAGACCGTTTATAACTCAAGAACGGCTGGACCGATAggtatcaaataattatttcatcattAGAATGTACATTTTCCCTGAGTGCTGTATGCTTATTTAAAAAGGAGAAATTAAAACCCGGAGGGGTGCTTCAACAGGggttttgagatttacgatagacatttttgttaataaatggtTGTTAAtggtgacaatattataataattattggttaatcgttagttaaattaatatttttaaatatattcaagatTATTAATGgaaatgtttaagttttttgtttttatcgaaAATAGAAGCACCTTTTGTATTTACACGCATATCTCAAAAAGTACAATTGGATTCGGTAGGTCAATTCCGAGGGAGGTGCTTAAACAAGGATTTTGGTATTTGCGATGAAaacttttgtttataaatggttgcttttggttataggagaaataattaataaaaattagtattttatttgtatattggtttCCATTTGTTAATTcagcagatcaggtacaagcatgcatcaaatctaATGTTCGTACATTGCCAACCAAAGTGGCCGAATTGCACTTACTGTAgaaagttacacccaaaaggagttgagtTTTTTAAGAGTTGCCATTTTTTACGGGTAACAaagtgcgcgggatcagctagtataatatattccaatacAATAAGAGTCTtcctaaaaaacaattttgtaaatgtttcaaattatatatgttttgtCGTTGTACCTAGATACAAGTAAACTGGCAACAGGAGTATTTATTTAACTACAGTCTACGATCTACTATTAACTTTTACTTAATTTCAAGATAATTTTCCTCAAACAAGACGTAGGTATACGACGAGATAACAGAGATTTGCATAAATAGTTTTGCGATGAATATCTGGTGATGAAGTGAAAAATTCATCTAATCTGGTGAGTCAGAAATCAATTTTAGTCTATTCACCAGACAAGAGTTTgggaaataaaattgttaaatagtatttttattataatgttttttatcaaCAAGGTtgcttaaataaaattgtatttatccttttaaacattattcattttttaataagactcattacacatttaaattattaagtttaaactggtaataaaaaaatgtttttaaattaatcgaatactattgtacctacataggtaataatacctAGTTGACATTTGTCATTTTCTGATTCAATTTTTaggttagataatatatttgattaaaaaaaatcctcaaacatatagaatacctattaaatttgtatacagtTACGTTTTCCTTGCAGCGTCTAGAGTCAACTATCGGTTCTGGCACAGTCGGCGTCTAGACGCAGCGTCATGACGTCACGCTGTTCTAGTGCTTGATTTGAGAAAAATTAGATGGACATGTAAAAACGTTTTACAATGTGAGtacttgaatatttaaatgtcttattCATTCAATTAGAAAAGAtgcgttataattttaaaaagaagagGGACTACATCCCGCCGCCCCTCCGCCTTTACACTTAATACAAGCACTGTGTTTCACTTTTTAACTCTACAAGGAAAACGTACCTTAAGTTATTCAAATATGAATCatatatggaaataaataatatacatactctTTTAGTTAATACAAATGATTTGGCACACATCAATAGCATAAAACCAATTGTACTTAACATCACAGCTATCGCACTATCGTCGAGACTTCTCGAGTGAACATTTATAGATGCACTTGAGTTTTCTTTGTGGAACCACATAGCTTTTATAAACCACGGAACAcccaaacaaattaaaacatcaAATGTTGATGAACTCAGTGCGGTACATAAAGCCATGGTTCCTCGtcctttaaattaaaacaaaacatttattttttgccgtttgtgttttatattttacaatttattaaacctTGTCTTGCAACTGCTATACTAGACACCATTTCGGGTACACTCATACCAATTGCTAATAATGTAATGCCCATAACTGAATCAGGTATTGAGAATTCATTTCCTAAAAATTATTCCAATATtcattttactaataattacatatatacctaataatttatctggTTAACAACAATTGACGGGTGACATTTCAAAAcgtaatatttccattttacacttttttgagAAATCgcgattttctatttttaattaccagTGGAAATAGTACGTTATGTATTTAACTCAATTATATTCCTTATCTTAATACTATGGGAAATAGTACAATATGGCCTACTTTGGAAGTAGTACGTTTTGTGTCAATTTACCTGGAAATACCGAAATCCTacgttttaacaaatttttgaaatactgcATTTAGACAAATTTTGCCTTTGGAAATAGTGCGTTTTGCGTAATTTTTGAGTTTCAGATTGGTTTTAACAAAAAAGAAATAGGTAGTACGTTTTGGTTCAACTTGACCAAGCCATTCGATTCCTCGTCCATTTTTTCATATGATTCGATGTATAACTCAATTCATGACATTTTGGAGATATAGTACGTCTTGAAATGTCACCcctcaatttattataaaattaagtttgttGAGCTCTATAGTGTTATAGAGAACCAGGAACCTATTCAACtccaattcaaattaattattaaaaatcatatgcATACTATGATAGGACATTTCCGAAAACAATAAAGAACCAAGTAaaccttaatttaaattatcttgcAATGGCTCCCATCACTTTCaaatcaaatgtatataatgtattatacaaaataatatgatgaactaTAGGTACTGTACGGCACAGGTTTGTGCCGATGATAGCGGACCCAttcaagatttatttatttctgtgataattcaatttgtaattttaatattaagaacTGAACAATTCATTTAAGGTTATCAATAGTTAAAAACCTCAAATATCGCTATAGGTacgtaacatattttttttaagtagaaattttacaatacaaacAATTAGGGACGATATTCAATATGGCAGTAATGCAGTATGCATATTACTCCGAAAATCATTTTTGAaagcaatgatttatcatcggaaaattttccaatattataaatctatcaTTTTATAACATGATTAAATCAATTTCAATAAACGTACATTATACGAagtactaatttaataattcattttttagaaTTGTTGTGTTATTTATGTAGTTTTGACGCTGAAAATGAGTTAAAATGAATTTTGGTGATCGAATTTGTTATTGTGATTTGTCacaaacaatttttgatataccataatataatgcttttttatttcgaaaacacgcggaaaatgtaaatattgtctAATCACCTCTTGTTTATGTCCATATAATATAGACCCCAATGTCTTCTACTACCTACATTCTACAAAAATGTTTCTTCTATTATTCTcactttaaattgtttgtataaaaaattagtgGCATCTACCTAAGTATTGCTTTTTTTATAGACGGGTTTGGGTTaagattaatatttcaataaatgaataacatttCAAGAGAAGCTTTAGTATGCTCATAACTAACTATTACATAGTTTAatgtaatcttttttttattattatttaacaaataatagtacTGATgtacatgtaggtacctattattaattaaatataataatattaaggaaccaggttttcaaattttccgcaattctataaaatttgaaaataatattttatactttagttgccactttaattgtaattattttccgCTAATCTACTGCCCGATGCctatttaagggggggggggggggttgatacgatgtattatatcgaaaaaaatgatttcaccGGTataattgtcggattttgataactattttttatctgaaagaagaagattTCCTACAGGTCGCATCAAactcagatttttattttatttaaaataatcgtataatattatttataaaaaaacgcttaaaatgttattatttttgaagacacattattatacagtttgaaattaaaatattgaaaattggaGTCTTGTAGAATTtactattagtttaaaaaaaaaaattatcaaatttggttaattCTACAgaacaggatcattattcccgtaaagcGTACATTTTTGTGGACAAAATACATTGGTCTCGGGTTTCTTTATAAAATTCTCACCTATAATTGTAATCAATTCTACAATGATAAATGATCCACATCCAATCcaaaatatacacatacacatggTAATTGGTATCCAAAAAACTCTATCTTGGCTATTGCAGCTCGGAACAGTCACTTTTAAGATTAAGACTATAGGCCATACCAGTATTTCTTTGATATTTAATAGTTGATCACGAAGTCTGTCCTTCCATTTGGGCAAATTAATATGCTCTTGCACTATAAATCCATTTGCTGCAACTCCTAAAGGTTATTaacatgcatatatattatatatatctatatttaaactaatttacatAGTACTACTGTTTGTCTGTTCATCTACAAACTTCACATGCCAATTTACCATTTAGAGGAAGAATCGGTTGGTTCTCACTGCACCCTTCGAAAACTTTGTTCTCTTGTtgagatatatatttaaatattttttcaagataTGAGCTGTAAGAGAGAACTGTTGGGAATTATTGACAGCCATGAAAATAAGAAACAATAGATTACTTACTTAATAGGTATACCAtgtaaactataattaatatcaacgCTTCGTAAGCATAAACCTTGTTATCAGCTAATGACCAAACTAATAATGATATAGTTAAAAGATACATGGATACATCACGTGTGATGGGCCAGTTTTCCAGGTGTATGacctataaacattttcattaaattgtattaacagtTAACACTAATGATCTTGTTGTATTGTTAATTCTAAtttgtatctattttattattttattacttagtGCATTATTAAATcgtagatattaataatatcaaatatgtatcgTATTGAGGTACGCGTATCATAATTCCTAGTTTATGGTTGTACATAGTCCATAGGACATGGACTAttaggtagaaaaaaaaacaagtaccTTTTGATCTGCCATAATTATACAAAGTCCAGGAACTAATAGTACATTAAATAAGCCAGTGCCGACTACAGTTCCGATTCCAACATCGCCCTCTGTAAAGAACGTAGCTAGTATATTAACGAATAGTTCAGGACATGCCACTGCTGCAGCCATTACAGACGCTCCTGCAACATCTTCACTCAACTTCATcccttaaaaattattgaaaatgatgTTAAAATGCACGATAAGAAACactattatatctaaataatgtaTTGAGGGTAATTATTACACAATGAACACTTCTAaagactaaaattattttaaaaggtacctattagtttttttttaataatacctacttttagaaaatttaatataagcaCATGAAATTCTAACATTTTCTATAGatcttattattttcattgttggtAAAAGcctatattttgttcaatttacAATTCTATATACTTgtacataaacatttatatacaattaatcttcttcagattattaaattttatatttattttactatttaaaaataaaaaattgaaagtgACCTAACAATTCAGTTAAATTGTCAGGTTATTGTCTTATGGTAAAGAGGTCGTGTACGGTTGTGCgtatgtgtttattatatagCCGTGATTGTGAATGATGACGTAGTATTATGAAgcaattttaatgataactaTGGCCCAATAATTTCAGCTATTTTAcgatataggtaaattatataataatagacttgttaaaataatttcatatatatatcaactgatttaatataaatttgtttatttgtagtaTATTTTAGACTCTGAGCGATAAATTTAACgacaataatgtgtttatttttaaatataagaacagcaaaaaactaaaaatcaatgaaacttttaaaattttttaccaattttaagctattaatgTCACGaacctatttattttacaccattatattatgatacactgGTATTAatctataaatgaataacaattattacctatatatataagaatttaacttggttttggagacgaaggaaaccggtttgtttgtttatttatttattatttttataattattattattaattatttatttatttgtttgcacttgcattttagattctgagtggaacgatgaatgta
It contains:
- the LOC100163843 gene encoding sodium/potassium/calcium exchanger 4 isoform X1 gives rise to the protein MVTFENYLRVVNQKNWKARLYSIILMMFMLIFYCLKSYTRISHESDIKHVGRVLLSSINKTKSQREKSFFEEIFIFEERTFTILCTSVVALYLFLFLGVVCNRYLVPSIHIISHRMKLSEDVAGASVMAAAVACPELFVNILATFFTEGDVGIGTVVGTGLFNVLLVPGLCIIMADQKVIHLENWPITRDVSMYLLTISLLVWSLADNKVYAYEALILIIVYMVYLLILSYSSYLEKIFKYISQQENKVFEGCSENQPILPLNGVAANGFIVQEHINLPKWKDRLRDQLLNIKEILVWPIVLILKVTVPSCNSQDRVFWIPITMCMCIFWIGCGSFIIVELITIIGNEFSIPDSVMGITLLAIGMSVPEMVSSIAVARQGRGTMALCTALSSSTFDVLICLGVPWFIKAMWFHKENSSASINVHSRSLDDSAIAVMLSTIGFMLLMCAKSFVLTKRSGGFLVFIWLFICSAMVYNEYATK
- the LOC100163843 gene encoding sodium/potassium/calcium exchanger 4 isoform X2; this encodes MKLSEDVAGASVMAAAVACPELFVNILATFFTEGDVGIGTVVGTGLFNVLLVPGLCIIMADQKVIHLENWPITRDVSMYLLTISLLVWSLADNKVYAYEALILIIVYMVYLLILSYSSYLEKIFKYISQQENKVFEGCSENQPILPLNGVAANGFIVQEHINLPKWKDRLRDQLLNIKEILVWPIVLILKVTVPSCNSQDRVFWIPITMCMCIFWIGCGSFIIVELITIIGNEFSIPDSVMGITLLAIGMSVPEMVSSIAVARQGRGTMALCTALSSSTFDVLICLGVPWFIKAMWFHKENSSASINVHSRSLDDSAIAVMLSTIGFMLLMCAKSFVLTKRSGGFLVFIWLFICSAMVYNEYATK